One window from the genome of Cricetulus griseus strain 17A/GY chromosome 2, alternate assembly CriGri-PICRH-1.0, whole genome shotgun sequence encodes:
- the LOC100759825 gene encoding gamma-crystallin C isoform X1, with the protein MGKITFYEDRSFQGRCYECSSDCPNLQTYFSRCNSIRVDSGCWMLYERPNYQGHQYFLRRGDYPDYQQWMGFSDSIRSCRLIPHTGSHRMRLYEREDHKGLMMELNEDCACIQDRFHLSEVRSLHVLEGCWVLYEMPNYRGRQYLLRPQEYRRYHDWGAVDAKAGSLRRVVDLY; encoded by the exons ATGGGGAAG ATCACCTTCTACGAGGACCGCAGCTTCCAGGGCCGCTGCTATGAGTGCAGCAGCGACTGCCCCAACTTGCAGACCTATTTCAGCCGCTGCAACTCCATCAGAGTGGACAGTGGCTGCTGGATGCTCTATGAGCGCCCCAACTACCAAGGCCACCAGTACTTCCTGCGGCGCGGGGACTACCCTGACTACCAGCAGTGGATGGGCTTCAGCGACTCCATCCGCTCCTGCCGCCTCATTCCCCAC ACTGGTTCCCACAGGATGCGGCTGTATGAGAGAGAAGACCATAAAGGCCTCATGATGGAGCTGAATGAAGATTGTGCCTGCATCCAGGACCGCTTCCACCTCAGTGAGGTGCGCTCCCTGCACGTGCTGGAAGGCTGCTGGGTCCTCTATGAGATGCCCAACTACAGAGGCCGGCAGTACCTGCTCAGGCCTCAGGAGTACCGGCGCTACCACGACTGGGGTGCTGTAGACGCTAAGGCAGGCTCTTTGCGAAGGGTGGTAGATTTATACTAA
- the LOC100759825 gene encoding gamma-crystallin C isoform X2 — protein MGKITFYEDRSFQGRCYECSSDCPNLQTYFSRCNSIRVDSGCWMLYERPNYQGHQYFLRRGDYPDYQQWMGFSDSIRSCRLIPHQTGSHRMRLYEREDHKGLMMELNEDCACIQDRFHLSEVRSLHVLEGCWVLYEMPNYRGRQYLLRPQEYRRYHDWGAVDAKAGSLRRVVDLY, from the exons ATGGGGAAG ATCACCTTCTACGAGGACCGCAGCTTCCAGGGCCGCTGCTATGAGTGCAGCAGCGACTGCCCCAACTTGCAGACCTATTTCAGCCGCTGCAACTCCATCAGAGTGGACAGTGGCTGCTGGATGCTCTATGAGCGCCCCAACTACCAAGGCCACCAGTACTTCCTGCGGCGCGGGGACTACCCTGACTACCAGCAGTGGATGGGCTTCAGCGACTCCATCCGCTCCTGCCGCCTCATTCCCCAC CAGACTGGTTCCCACAGGATGCGGCTGTATGAGAGAGAAGACCATAAAGGCCTCATGATGGAGCTGAATGAAGATTGTGCCTGCATCCAGGACCGCTTCCACCTCAGTGAGGTGCGCTCCCTGCACGTGCTGGAAGGCTGCTGGGTCCTCTATGAGATGCCCAACTACAGAGGCCGGCAGTACCTGCTCAGGCCTCAGGAGTACCGGCGCTACCACGACTGGGGTGCTGTAGACGCTAAGGCAGGCTCTTTGCGAAGGGTGGTAGATTTATACTAA